The following coding sequences lie in one Arachis hypogaea cultivar Tifrunner chromosome 4, arahy.Tifrunner.gnm2.J5K5, whole genome shotgun sequence genomic window:
- the LOC112798016 gene encoding uncharacterized protein, whose amino-acid sequence MDTRRAPRAVIDPKVRKVGFFAPPELSQPGLPDPIPLPSSSLSPVMIPPPRHSSENLLHHARPLAPTVPGASSVSIEGSVVAGGSYGSSSELFPAPMSPASSSYSSSRFVGGGDGDYCLNGAAVASPGRGGGKAATSFPRGGFESPAAKASSVPASGLTTVSVVNDSSLGIRGREKADNGGGSALEAKDQATNSKQKKDKTTKAERRALQEAQRAAKAAAKAEGNKASGTVTSGTAKPAKAIKPPHKVDNSSVAASEKKGCDRPPEKDRKKDVPQPRMQYDDESRVEKAKRRAVVKQTEARNRVELFRHLPQYEHGSLLPDLEAKFFQLDTVHPAVYKAGLQYLSGNISGSNARCIAMLQAFQDAIRDYRVPPEKTFVRDLTAKISSYVSFLIECRPLCISMGNAIKFLKTRIAKLPLTLSESESKASLHSDIERFINEKIILADKVIVKHAVTKIRDGDVLLTYGLSSAVEMILLHAHKLGKQFRVIIVDSRPQLRGKILLRRLVEKGLSCTYTQINALSYIMHEVTRVFLGASSVLSNGTVYSGVGTACVAMIAHSFRVPVLVCCEAYKFSERVQLDSICSNELGDPEVISKVLGREDVNYLDGWANTENLQLLNLIYDATPSDYISMIVTDYGMVPPTSVPVIVREYRREQLWI is encoded by the exons ATGGACACGCGCCGAGCTCCACGCGCCGTCATTGACCCCAAGGTTCGAAAGGTCGGGTTCTTTGCTCCACCAGAACTCTCACAACCGGGTCTTCCCGACCCGATCCCCCTTCCTTCCTCTTCCCTCTCTCCCGTCATGATCCCTCCGCCGCGCCACTCGTCGGAAAATCTCCTTCACCATGCTCGGCCGCTGGCGCCGACTGTGCCAGGTGCATCTTCTGTTTCCATCGAGGGTTCCGTTGTTGCTGGCGGGAGCTACGGGAGCTCGTCGGAGCTCTTTCCAGCTCCGATGTCTCCGGCGTCGTCTTCGTACTCTTCCAGCAGGTTCGTTGGCGGTGGTGACGGAGATTACTGCTTGAATGGAGCTGCGGTGGCTTCGCCTGGTCGCGGCGGAGGGAAGGCGGCGACTTCGTTTCCTCGTGGCGGATTCGAGTCGCCGGCGGCGAAGGCTAGCAGCGTTCCGGCGAGCGGATTGACTACGGTCTCGGTGGTGAATGATTCCTCCCTAGGGATTCGCG GAAGAGAGAAAGCAGATAATGGAGGAGGATCAGCATTGGAAGCAAAAGACCAAGCTACAAATTCAAAGCAGAAGAAAGATAAGACCACAAAAGCGGAAAGACGTGCTCTTCAAGAAGCACAACGAGCTGCAAAGGCTGCTGCAAAAG CTGAAGGAAATAAGGCATCTGGAACTGTAACTTCTGGGACTGCAAAACCAGCTAAGGCCATAAAGCCCCCACACAAAGTAGATAATTCTTCAGTTGCAGCGTCTGAGAAGAAGGGATGTGATCGTCCACCAGAAAAGGATAGAAAGAAAGATGTTCCTCAACCACGCATGCAATATGATGATGAAAGCAGAGTGGAGAAAGCTAAACGGCGTGCTGTGGTAAAACAAACAGAAGCTAGGAACAGAGTTGAGTTGTTCAGGCATTTGCCACAGTATGAACATGGGAGTCTTCTTCCAGATCTTGAGGCGAAGTTTTTCCAGCTTGATACTGTGCATCCTGCAGTTTATAAG GCGGGTTTGCAGTATCTGTCTGGCAATATATCTGGCAGTAATGCTCGTTGCATTGCAATGCTTCAAGCATTTCAAGATGCCATCAGAGACTACCGAGTTCCACCGGAGAAGACTTTTGTGAGAGACCTAACAGCAAAAATAAGTAGCTATGTTTCATTCCTCATTGAGTGTCGGCCTCTTTGTATCAGTATGGGAAATGCAATAAAATTTCTTAAAACTCGAATTGCTAAACTACCTTTGACACTGTCTGAGTCCGAATCAAAAGCTTCTCTACACTCAGATATTGAGCGTTTTATAAATGAGAAGATTATACTTGCTGACAAGGTGATAGTTAAGCACGCAGTCACAAAAATAAGAGATGGTGATGTTCTTCTTACTTATGGATTGTCATCGGCTGTTGAAATGATACTGTTACATGCACATAAGTTAGGAAAACAGTTTCGAGTTATAATAGTTGATTCTCGTCCACAGCTTAGAGGAAAAATTTTGCTTCGGAGGTTGGTGGAGAAAGGTCTTAGCTGTACATACACTCAAATAAATGCACTTTCCTACATAATGCATGAAGTCACTCGTGTGTTTTTGGGTGCTTCATCAGTTTTGTCTAATGGGACAGTTTATTCAGGAGTTGGGACTGCATGTGTTGCAATGATTGCTCATTCGTTTCGTGTCCCTGTTTTAGTGTGTTGTGAGGCTTATAAATTTAGTGAAAGGGTACAACTTGATTCGATATGCTCAAATGAACTCG GTGATCCAGAAGTCATTTCCAAGGTTCTAGGTAGAGAGGATGTCAACTACTTGGATGGTTGGGCCAATACTGAAAATCTGCAACTTCTAAATTTGAT TTATGATGCAACTCCTTCAGATTATATTTCAATGATAGTCACAGATTATGGCATG GTCCCACCAACAAGTGTTCCTGTAATTGTAAGAGAATATAGGAGAGAACAGCTGTGGATATAA
- the LOC112798017 gene encoding uncharacterized protein has product MFPSSFGSYSSYPCYPSSSSSSPYPPFPFFNPENNNNGANNSNNNNNTFLHDPISNNATTTTTVIPYHHHAPTIPESALMTNLAVADAMFKQEYFTAAAAGGSSHHHHHHYGMSSLITKRPAPKKDRHSKIHTSQGLRDRRVRLSIEIARKFFDLQDMLGFDKASNTLEWLLTKSKRAIKELARSKNSSSGNNNGGVANNSFSSSSSDGADDDEVDSVINQQQLTDNIDGTHEQGGVDSLERRLRRDQQKEEESRAKMKESREKARARARERTSSKMCNSEKVQDLKKKSPAMVMEEDPQILMQHQQLRAPMIQPLEESSMRSSPKLFQPHHLAAAGGGGGGGGSSEVPRDDFNVIEESIVIRRKLKQSLMSSSSSSSNNNHHQNHNVIPKEATNFNNNNSDYHCFPNLSSPNWEANASAATNNGRSNVCTISSMNLSTRLQIFGKSWEECTNPHL; this is encoded by the exons ATGTTTCCTTCTAGTTTCGGTAGTTATAGCTCTTACCCTTGTTacccttcatcttcttcttcttcaccataccctcctttccctttctttaaccctgaaaacaataataatggtgcTAATAattcaaacaacaacaacaacactttCCTTCATGATCCAATTTCTAATAatgctactactactactactgttATTCCTTACCATCATCATGCTCCAACAATCCCAGAAAGTGCACTGATGACGAATTTGGCAGTGGCTGATGCAATGTTCAAGCAAGAGTACTtcactgctgctgctgctggtgGTTCTTCACACCATCATCATCACCATTATGGCATGTCAAGTTTGATAACAAAGAGGCCAGCACCAAAGAAAGATAGGCACAGCAAGATTCACACTTCTCAGGGCTTGAGGGACAGAAGGGTGAGGCTTTCTATTGAGATTGCACGCaagttctttgatcttcaagacATGTTAGGGTTTGATAAGGCCAGCAACACTCTTGAGTGGCTCCTAACAAAGTCAAAGAGAGCAATTAAGGAGTTAGCTAGGAGCAAGAACAGTAGCAGTggtaataacaatggtggagttGCCAATAAcagcttctcttcttcctcttctgatGGGGCTGATGATGATGAAGTTGACTCAGTCATCAACCAACAACAACTCACTGATAATATTGATG GTACTCATGAACAAGGGGGTGTGGATTCATTGGAGAGGAGGCTGAGAAGGGATCAACAGAAGGAGGAGGAATCAAGGGCAAAGATGAAGGAATCAAGGGAAAAAGCAAGGGCAAGAGCAAGGGAAAGGACTAGTAGCAAGATGTGCAACAGTGAGAAGGTGCAAGACTTGAAGAAGAAAAGCCCTGCAATGGTAATGGAAGAAGATCCTCAGATTCTAATGCAGCATCAACAATTGAGGGCACCAATGATTCAACCTCTTGAGGAATCTTCAATGAGATCATCACCAAAGCTGTTTCAGCCTCATCATCTTGCAGCagcaggaggaggaggaggaggaggaggaagtagTGAAGTCCCCAGAGATGATTTCAATGTTATTGAGGAATCCATTGTGATAAGGAGAAAGTTGAAGCAATCTTtgatgtcttcttcttcttcttcttccaataaTAATCACCATCAAAATCATAATGTTATCCCTAAAGAAGCAACaaacttcaacaacaacaacagtgaCTACCACTGCTTTCCCAATTTATCATCACCAAATTGGGAAGCTAATGCTTCTGCTGCCACTAATAATGGCCGCTCCAATGTTTGCACAATATCAAGCATGAATCTGTCTACAA ggCTTCAGATCTTTGGAAAGTCTTGGGAAGAGTGCACCAATCCCCACCTATGA